A section of the Malus sylvestris chromosome 17, drMalSylv7.2, whole genome shotgun sequence genome encodes:
- the LOC126611627 gene encoding uncharacterized protein LOC126611627 yields the protein MDWFSWLSKTGLEPSLVYEYGLAFAHNELEEEDIMYFNHEFLQSMGISIAKHRLEILKLARKAKGMNTPRPMRKLLVAIKRTKRCLSEYIRTWIHRDRDSTALALVTRPSNYRTRFRGAMLKRNKKLITAKQGSRLLLTNGSPLVVSAGPHHVDSFSSPVVYDLRKEEKMMDGDEANDDGYWCTGVEEFRWDTMFQDLKPT from the coding sequence ATGGATTGGTTCTCATGGCTGTCGAAAACCGGCCTAGAGCCGTCGCTTGTGTACGAGTACGGCCTCGCTTTTGCTCACAATGAGCTAGAAGAAGAGGACATAATGTACTTTAACCATGAATTTCTTCAAAGCATGGGAATTTCCATAGCCAAACACAGGCTAGAGATCCTCAAGCTTGCAAGAAAAGCAAAGGGCATGAACACTCCGCGTCCGATGCGAAAGCTTTTGGTGGCAATCAAGAGGACTAAGAGGTGTTTATCCGAGTACATACGCACGTGGATTCACCGGGATCGGGACTCAACGGCGCTGGCGCTCGTGACAAGGCCAAGCAATTACAGGACAAGGTTTAGAGGAGCCATGCTGAAGAGGAACAAGAAGTTGATCACGGCCAAGCAAGGCAGCCGGTTGCTGCTCACAAATGGGAGTCCTCTGGTGGTTTCCGCCGGACCCCATCATGTCGATAGCTTTTCGAGTCCGGTGGTGTATGATTTACGGAAGGAGGAAaagatgatggatggtgatGAAGCAAATGATGATGGTTATTGGTGTACTGGAGTTGAAGAGTTCAGGTGGGATACTATGTTCCAGGACTTGAAACCtacttga
- the LOC126611622 gene encoding pentatricopeptide repeat-containing protein At4g02750-like, with protein MMHRHLSHLRSLSTLSSPTSQTGHLLQCNKEIHRLSQLGRLTDARQVFERMPQRDSGSWNTMISGYIQNGHLNKAQELFDSFRDKNVRTWTILLSGYAKHGHAGEAQAVFESMPERNVVSWNAMITAYTQNGLLNSARDVFDQMPERNIVSWNSIITGYCRCGRINVARELFDQMEDRNIASWMVMVSGYVEIGEFHEALMVFLMMLRSSVRPDQAILVAALSAVMRLEKLELIESLRVLALKTGCESNVVVDTAILNAYTANGSLEDAEKFFMRMPQRNDYSCSTMIAAFSRCSRLDDAIALYEIDTEKGVGTQTAMVTAYAQNGRIHKARHIFDKIGNPTVVAWNAMVAGYAQNRMLEEAKDIFSKIPVPNAASWAALISGFVQNGQSKEALELFAELHRSGTVLPSHSNFTSALFACANINNVEMGKQIHSLAIKTRYQFNSFVGNGLISMYAKCKTTYISQASRIKRVRDTVSWVSESCTLDDARKAFEQMPKRDVVSWSAIISAYEQAGQGDIAFKLFLEMLSRGLKPNQSTITSLLSACGYLGATKLGEQIHALIHKLGLDSCLFVCNALITMYFKCGSPNGLCIFQEMPDRDIVTWNAVLTGCAQNGSGKEAVEVFKQMETTGISPNEISFVALLCACSHAGLVDEGWAYFNSMSQHYGIMPLVYHYTCMVDLLGRAGLLSESEDLIQSMPIEPDSVIWEALLGACRIHRNTELGQRTAERLFQMGTRRSGTYVLLSNMYASKGMWEKVREVREMMKDRGVTKEPGFSWIQIKNKVHYFLMGDKAHDNIKEINLTVNELHKRFRATGYVPDTSFVLHDVAEEQKEDDLVYHSEKLAVAYGILQTPNGSPIQILKNLRICGDCHSFMKFVSSVAKRKIILRDGNRFHHFEDGLCSCGDYW; from the coding sequence ATGATGCATCGTCATTTATCTCACTTGCGTTCGCTCTCCACTCTCTCTTCCCCAACTTCACAAACCGGTCATCTCTTGCAATGCAACAAAGAAATCCACAGGCTCTCCCAACTCGGCCGATTAACAGATGCACGCCAGGTGTTTGAAAGAATGCCTCAACGAGACTCGGGCTCTTGGAACACTATGATTTCTGGGTACATCCAAAACGGGCATTTGAACAAAGCCCAAGAACTCTTTGATTCATTCCGAGATAAAAATGTGAGAACTTGGACCATTTTGCTATCCGGGTATGCGAAACATGGGCATGCGGGTGAAGCTCAAGCGGTGTTTGAGTCAATGCCTGAGCGTAATGTAGTTTCGTGGAATGCTATGATTACTGCTTATACACAAAATGGTTTGTTAAATAGTGCTAGGGACGTTTTTGATCAAATGCCTGAGAGAAATATAGTGTCATGGAATTCAATTATTACCGGGTACTGTCGTTGCGGTAGGATTAATGTAGCTCGTGAGCTTTTCGATCAAATGGAGGACAGGAACATTGCCTCTTGGATGGTTATGGTTTCTGGTTATGTTGAGATAGGTGAGTTTCATGAGGCTTTGATGGTTTTTTTGATGATGTTGAGGAGCAGTGTGAGGCCAGACCAGGCCATACTAGTTGCTGCCTTATCAGCTGTGATGAGGTTAGAAAAATTGGAGCTGATTGAGAGTTTAAGGGTACTGGCTTTGAAGACAGGGTGTGAGAGCAATGTGGTAGTGGACACGGCAATATTGAATGCTTATACAGCAAATGGAAGTTTGGAAGATGCGGAGAAGTTTTTCATGAGAATGCCACAAAGGAATGATTACTCATGTTCGACAATGATTGCTGCATTTTCGCGGTGTAGTAGGTTGGATGATGCCATTGCATTGTATGAGATAGACACTGAAAAAGGTGTCGGTACACAGACGGCGATGGTAACTGCCTATGCTCAGAATGGGAGGATTCACAAAGCAAGGCATATATTTGATAAAATTGGAAACCCTACTGTGGTTGCATGGAATGCTATGGTTGCAGGGTATGCCCAGAACAGAATGCTTGAAGAAGCAAAAGATATTTTTTCCAAAATCCCGGTACCAAATGCTGCTTCATGGGCAGCCCTGATTTCTGGGTTTGTCCAGAACGGACAAAGCAAAGAAGCTCTGGAGCTCTTTGCTGAGCTTCATAGATCAGGCACTGTACTGCCAAGTCATTCAAATTTCACCAGTGCTCTCTTTGCATGTGCAAATATCAACAATGTTGAGATGGGAAAACAAATACACTCGCTTGCTATTAAAACAAGGTACCAATTCAATTCATTCGTGGGAAATGGGTTGATATCAATGTATGCAAAGTGCAAAACCACATATATATCACAAGCTTCTAGGATAAAGAGAGTGAGAGACACCGTATCTTGGGTTTCAGAAAGTTGTACGTTGGATGATGCTCGAAAAGCTTTTGAACAAATGCCAAAACGGGATGTTGTGTCATGGTCTGCTATTATATCAGCTTATGAGCAAGCCGGGCAAGGAGATATTGCGTTCAAATTGTTCCTTGAAATGTTATCCAGGGGACTGAAACCAAACCAATCAACAATAACCAGCCTCCTCAGTGCTTGCGGGTACCTTGGTGCAACCAAGCTTGGGGAACAGATTCATGCCTTGATACACAAACTTGGACTGGATTCATGTTTGTTTGTGTGCAATGCTTTGATAACAATGTACTTCAAGTGTGGAAGCCCCAATGGCCTTTGTATCTTTCAAGAGATGCCTGATCGAGATATTGTCACTTGGAATGCTGTTTTGACCGGGTGTGCTCAAAACGGATCAGGCAAAGAAGCTGTTGAAGTTTTCAAACAAATGGAAACTACTGGGATTTCTCCgaatgaaattagttttgtagcaCTGTTATGCGCTTGTAGCCATGCTGGGTTAGTAGACGAAGGATGGGCTTATTTCAATTCCATGAGCCAACATTATGGGATTATGCCCTTGGTTTATCACTATACTTGTATGGTTGATCTCCTGGGTAGggcaggattgctttctgaaTCTGAAGATCTCATTCAGAGCATGCCGATAGAACCAGATTCCGTGATTTGGGAAGCACTTCTTGGTGCCTGTAGGATCCATCGAAACACTGAACTTGGCCAGAGAACGGCTGAAAGGCTTTTCCAAATGGGAACACGGAGATCTGGAACCTatgttttattatcaaatatgTATGCATCTAAAGGCATGTGGGAGAAAGTGCGGGAAGTAAGGGAAATGATGAAAGATAGGGGAGTGACCAAAGAACCCGGATTCAGTTGGATTCAGATCAAGAATAAGGTTCACTATTTTCTAATGGGGGATAAGGCACATGACAACATCAAAGAGATAAACCTGACAGTAAATGAGTTGCACAAACGCTTCCGAGCAACAGGTTATGTGCCGGATACTAGTTTTGTTCTTCATGATGTGGCAGAGGAGCAAAAAGAGGATGACCTTGTATACCACAGTGAGAAACTTGCTGTTGCATATGGAATCTTGCAGACACCAAATGGTAGTCCAATTCAGATTCTGAAGAACCTCCGAATATGCGGTGACTGCCATTCGTTTATGAAATTTGTCTCCAGTGTTGCCAAGCGCAAAATCATTCTCCGAGATGGAAATAGGTTCCACCATTTTGAAGATGGTTTGTGCTCTTGTGGTGATTATTGGTGA